A single Mixta calida DNA region contains:
- a CDS encoding valine--pyruvate transaminase, whose translation MSFSLFGDKFTRHTGIARLMEDMGEGLRTPGAVMLGGGNPAQIPAMNDYFHQLLMHMQQEGKLTDALCNYDGPRGKAVLLEALAALLQKELGWQISAKNIALTNGSQSAFFYLFNLYAGRRADGAKKRVLFPLAPEYLGYADAGLDEDLFVSARPNIELLPEGQFKYHVDFDHLQITDDTGLICVSRPTNPTGNVITDEELLHLDMLAQQHDIPLLIDNAYGLPFPGIIFTEARPLWNPNIILCMSLSKLGLPGARCGIILADEKVIDAISNMNGIISLAPGSVGPAIAVEMIQRGDLLRLSETVIKPFYQQRVQETIAILRRYLPEERCLIHKPEGAIFLWLWFQDLPITTELLYQRLKQRGVLMVPGHFFFPGLAQSWPHTHQCMRMNYVPDNATIEKGVKILAEEIERAWSEVAR comes from the coding sequence ATGAGCTTTTCTCTCTTTGGTGACAAATTTACCCGCCATACCGGTATTGCCCGTTTAATGGAAGATATGGGCGAAGGGCTGCGCACTCCCGGCGCGGTAATGCTGGGCGGCGGCAATCCAGCGCAAATTCCGGCCATGAACGACTATTTTCATCAACTGCTGATGCATATGCAGCAGGAAGGAAAGCTGACCGACGCGCTGTGCAACTATGACGGCCCGCGCGGTAAGGCGGTGCTGCTTGAAGCGCTGGCTGCGCTGCTGCAAAAAGAGCTGGGCTGGCAGATTTCAGCAAAAAATATTGCCCTGACCAACGGCAGCCAGAGCGCCTTTTTCTATCTGTTTAATCTCTATGCCGGTCGCCGTGCCGACGGCGCTAAAAAGCGCGTGCTGTTTCCATTGGCGCCGGAATATCTCGGCTATGCGGACGCCGGACTGGATGAAGATCTGTTTGTCTCCGCCCGCCCTAATATTGAGCTGCTGCCGGAAGGACAGTTTAAATACCATGTCGATTTTGACCATTTGCAGATCACCGACGACACCGGCCTGATTTGCGTATCGCGCCCGACGAACCCTACCGGCAACGTCATTACCGATGAAGAGCTGCTGCACCTGGATATGCTGGCGCAGCAGCACGATATTCCGCTGCTGATCGATAACGCTTACGGCTTGCCTTTCCCCGGCATTATCTTTACCGAAGCGCGACCACTGTGGAACCCGAACATTATTCTCTGCATGAGCCTGTCGAAGCTTGGGCTGCCCGGCGCGCGCTGCGGCATTATTCTCGCTGATGAAAAGGTGATCGACGCCATCAGCAATATGAACGGCATTATCAGCCTGGCGCCAGGCAGCGTCGGCCCGGCGATCGCGGTAGAGATGATCCAGCGCGGCGACCTGCTGCGCCTGTCGGAAACGGTGATCAAGCCCTTCTATCAGCAGCGCGTGCAGGAAACCATCGCCATTCTGCGCCGCTATCTGCCGGAAGAGCGCTGCCTGATCCACAAACCGGAAGGCGCTATTTTCCTCTGGCTCTGGTTTCAGGATCTGCCGATCACGACCGAACTGCTCTATCAGCGACTGAAACAGCGCGGCGTGTTGATGGTGCCGGGCCACTTCTTCTTCCCCGGCCTGGCGCAGAGCTGGCCGCATACCCATCAGTGCATGCGTATGAATTACGTGCCGGATAACGCGACGATTGAGAAAGGCGTAAAAATTCTGGCGGAAGAGATTGAGCGCGCCTGGAGCGAAGTTGCGCGCTAA
- a CDS encoding YceK/YidQ family lipoprotein encodes MKLIQKYRLAGLLACSALITTSGCSSMMSHTGASQGYYPGTRASAEVLTDDKSSWVMKPLALIDLPFSAVLDTVLLPWDYMRADDCQAIDSPRARVIEAERLAKTQENLAQAAPLAINSPQP; translated from the coding sequence ATGAAATTAATACAAAAATACCGTTTGGCGGGGCTTCTGGCCTGTAGCGCATTAATCACTACTTCTGGCTGTTCCAGCATGATGTCACATACCGGCGCCAGCCAGGGTTACTATCCCGGCACCCGCGCCAGCGCCGAAGTGCTTACCGACGATAAGAGCAGCTGGGTGATGAAGCCGCTGGCCCTGATCGACCTTCCTTTCTCTGCCGTGCTGGATACCGTCCTGCTTCCCTGGGACTATATGCGCGCCGACGACTGCCAGGCTATCGATTCGCCGCGGGCGCGCGTAATTGAAGCAGAGCGGCTGGCGAAAACCCAGGAAAACCTGGCGCAGGCCGCGCCGCTGGCGATTAACTCACCGCAACCGTAA
- the ghrB gene encoding glyoxylate/hydroxypyruvate reductase GhrB: MKPEVLLYKSLPDDLRARLDEHFTVTAINGLSPETIAEHAEALARAEGMIGSSSTVDQALLEKMPKLRAASTISVGYDNFDVEALNQRGIVLMHTPTVLTETVADTMMALVLSSARRVVEVAERVKAGEWRRSIGPDWFGIDVHHKKMGILGMGRIGLALAQRAHHGFGMPILYNARKHHEEAESRFNAQYCDLDTLLRESDFLCISLPLTEQTHHMIGREQLAKMKPSAILINAGRGPVVDEQALIAALKDKTIHAAGLDVFEQEPLPVDSELLTLPNVVALPHIGSATHETRYGMARDAVDNLIAALAGKVEKNCVNPQVLR, translated from the coding sequence GGAAACCATTGCGGAACATGCGGAGGCGCTGGCGCGCGCAGAAGGCATGATCGGCTCCAGCAGCACGGTGGATCAAGCGCTGCTGGAGAAAATGCCGAAACTGCGCGCCGCCTCGACGATCTCCGTCGGCTATGACAATTTTGATGTGGAAGCGCTGAACCAGCGCGGCATTGTGCTGATGCATACGCCGACCGTCCTGACCGAAACCGTCGCCGATACGATGATGGCGCTGGTGCTTTCCAGCGCGCGGCGCGTGGTGGAAGTGGCGGAGCGGGTAAAGGCGGGCGAATGGCGGCGCAGCATTGGTCCCGACTGGTTCGGCATCGATGTGCATCACAAAAAAATGGGCATTCTCGGCATGGGCCGCATCGGTCTGGCGCTGGCACAGCGTGCGCATCACGGCTTCGGCATGCCGATTTTATACAATGCGCGCAAGCATCATGAGGAAGCGGAGTCGCGTTTTAACGCGCAGTATTGCGATCTCGATACCCTGCTGCGCGAGTCCGATTTTCTCTGCATCAGCCTGCCGCTGACGGAACAGACTCACCATATGATCGGTCGTGAGCAGCTGGCGAAAATGAAGCCGAGCGCCATTCTGATTAACGCGGGCCGCGGGCCGGTCGTGGATGAACAGGCGCTGATCGCCGCGCTGAAAGATAAAACCATTCACGCCGCAGGCCTGGATGTGTTTGAACAGGAGCCGCTGCCGGTTGATTCCGAACTGTTGACGCTGCCGAACGTGGTGGCGCTGCCGCATATTGGTTCCGCGACCCATGAAACGCGTTACGGCATGGCGCGCGACGCCGTAGATAATCTGATCGCGGCGCTGGCGGGCAAGGTAGAGAAGAACTGCGTCAATCCGCAGGTGCTGCGTTAA
- the ibpA gene encoding small heat shock chaperone IbpA: MRNFDLSPLYRSAIGFDRLFNLLESNQNQSNGGYPPYNVELVAENHYRITIAVAGFAQNELDITAHDNMLIVRGAHPEEQTERKYLYQGIAERNFERKFQLADHIVVRDARLENGLLYIDLERIVPEEMKPRRIEILS; the protein is encoded by the coding sequence ATGCGTAACTTCGACCTTTCTCCGCTCTATCGTTCCGCTATCGGTTTCGATCGTCTGTTTAATCTGCTGGAATCCAACCAGAACCAAAGCAATGGCGGCTACCCTCCGTACAACGTTGAGCTGGTGGCTGAAAACCACTATCGCATCACCATTGCCGTGGCAGGCTTCGCGCAGAATGAGCTGGATATTACCGCTCACGACAACATGCTGATCGTGCGCGGCGCTCATCCTGAAGAGCAGACAGAGCGTAAATACCTGTATCAGGGCATTGCCGAACGCAATTTCGAACGTAAATTCCAGCTGGCTGACCATATCGTGGTCCGCGACGCCCGTCTGGAAAACGGCCTGCTGTACATCGATCTGGAACGTATCGTGCCGGAAGAGATGAAACCGCGCCGCATCGAAATTCTCAGCTAA
- a CDS encoding EamA family transporter, with protein sequence MAIKDLLLALCVVVAWGVNFVVIKVGLHGMPPFLLAGLRFTLVALPAIFFVRPPRIPLRLLLLYGLTISFGQFAFLFLAINLGMPAGLASLVLQAQAFFTLLLGALLLAEKLRWYHIAGIAIATGGMVLLATAGQNASAVGGVTLTTMLMTLAAALCWGMGNITNRVIMRSGSVPIMSLVVWSALVPIGPFFACSWLFEGRDAIAESLMHIQLTTILALIYLAFIATVVGYGIWGSLLGRYETWRVAPLSLLVPVVGLLSAALLLDETLSTQQLIGAAVVVVGLVMNVFGGRLKPLRAIRVQQE encoded by the coding sequence ATGGCTATCAAAGATCTGTTGCTGGCGCTCTGCGTGGTGGTGGCGTGGGGCGTGAATTTCGTCGTGATTAAAGTAGGGTTGCACGGGATGCCGCCGTTTCTGCTGGCCGGGCTGCGTTTTACCCTGGTGGCGCTGCCCGCGATCTTTTTCGTGCGTCCGCCGCGTATTCCGCTGCGCCTGCTGCTGCTGTACGGGCTCACTATCAGCTTTGGTCAGTTCGCCTTTCTGTTTTTAGCCATCAATCTTGGCATGCCTGCCGGGCTGGCGTCGCTGGTATTGCAGGCGCAGGCTTTCTTCACGCTGTTGCTTGGCGCGCTGCTGCTGGCGGAAAAGCTGCGGTGGTACCACATCGCCGGCATCGCCATCGCCACTGGCGGCATGGTGTTGCTGGCGACGGCAGGACAGAACGCGTCCGCCGTGGGCGGCGTGACGCTGACCACCATGCTGATGACGCTGGCCGCCGCGCTCTGCTGGGGCATGGGCAATATCACCAACAGAGTCATTATGCGTAGCGGAAGCGTACCGATTATGTCGCTGGTGGTCTGGAGCGCGCTGGTACCCATCGGGCCCTTTTTCGCCTGCTCCTGGCTGTTTGAAGGGCGCGACGCCATCGCTGAGAGCCTGATGCATATTCAGTTAACCACGATACTGGCGCTGATTTACCTGGCGTTTATCGCCACGGTAGTAGGTTACGGCATCTGGGGTTCGCTGCTGGGCCGCTATGAAACCTGGCGCGTGGCGCCGCTCTCGCTGCTGGTGCCGGTGGTAGGTTTGTTGAGCGCGGCGCTGTTATTGGACGAAACGCTTTCCACGCAACAACTTATCGGCGCGGCCGTTGTCGTAGTTGGGTTGGTGATGAATGTCTTCGGCGGGCGCTTGAAACCGCTGCGCGCTATCCGCGTTCAGCAGGAATAA
- a CDS encoding aldose 1-epimerase family protein, translating into MNNSLVVMTVAMMFSTPALAQSWLLTDAESGMEEGNWSISSQQLKLDGQPFSIEQKVLHGGKQEGSKVITLRSENGLTIALSPSRGMDLLHVNGHGVRMGWDSPVDEVVNPAYIRLESRNGLGWLDGFNEMMVRCGFEWTGHPVTKDGVLYTLHGKAGNTPASRVEVIVNEQAPHEIRIRGLLKEHTFKKAKLSTWTELRYVPGSDSFTIHDELTNQSDYPQDYQIIYHSNFGTPILEKDARFIAPVKSVSPFNDYAKNGLKTWNIYGAPTKGFDEMVFNLTPLADNEGKTVAAVINSKGDKGAAIEFDTRQLPLLTLWKNTDTLNQGYVTGIEPGTNYAYPVTIEKEQGRVKQLQPGQSQAFTLTYTLLKDAQAVQKVEQRVKTLQGDNAPQLDEKPIAVE; encoded by the coding sequence ATGAACAACTCTCTGGTGGTGATGACGGTAGCGATGATGTTTTCCACGCCGGCGCTGGCGCAGTCGTGGTTGCTGACGGATGCTGAAAGCGGCATGGAGGAAGGCAACTGGAGCATCAGCAGCCAACAGCTGAAGCTGGACGGTCAGCCTTTCAGCATTGAGCAAAAAGTTCTGCACGGTGGCAAGCAGGAAGGGTCGAAAGTGATTACCCTGCGCAGCGAAAACGGCCTGACGATCGCGCTTAGCCCCAGCCGCGGCATGGATCTGCTGCATGTTAACGGACACGGCGTGCGCATGGGCTGGGATTCACCAGTGGATGAGGTGGTCAATCCGGCCTATATCCGTCTGGAAAGCCGTAACGGGCTGGGCTGGCTGGACGGCTTTAACGAGATGATGGTGCGTTGCGGCTTTGAGTGGACTGGTCATCCGGTCACCAAAGACGGCGTGCTCTACACGCTGCACGGCAAAGCGGGCAATACCCCGGCGTCGCGCGTGGAGGTGATAGTTAATGAGCAGGCCCCGCATGAAATTCGCATTCGCGGCCTGCTGAAAGAGCATACTTTTAAAAAGGCGAAGCTCAGCACCTGGACCGAACTGCGTTACGTCCCAGGCAGCGACAGCTTCACCATTCATGATGAGCTGACCAACCAGAGCGACTACCCGCAAGATTACCAGATTATCTATCACAGCAACTTTGGCACGCCGATTCTGGAGAAAGACGCTCGCTTTATCGCGCCGGTAAAAAGTGTTTCGCCCTTTAACGACTATGCGAAAAATGGCTTAAAAACCTGGAATATCTACGGCGCGCCGACCAAAGGCTTTGACGAGATGGTATTTAACCTGACGCCGCTGGCGGATAACGAAGGCAAGACGGTCGCGGCGGTGATCAACAGCAAGGGAGACAAGGGCGCGGCAATTGAATTCGACACTCGTCAGCTGCCGCTGTTGACCTTATGGAAGAATACCGACACCCTGAATCAGGGCTACGTTACCGGCATTGAACCGGGCACTAACTACGCCTATCCGGTTACCATCGAGAAAGAGCAGGGAAGGGTAAAACAGCTGCAACCGGGGCAAAGCCAGGCTTTCACGCTGACCTACACGCTGTTAAAAGATGCGCAGGCAGTACAAAAAGTAGAGCAACGGGTTAAAACGCTACAGGGCGACAACGCGCCACAGCTGGATGAAAAACCGATCGCGGTGGAGTAA